A portion of the Musa acuminata AAA Group cultivar baxijiao chromosome BXJ1-1, Cavendish_Baxijiao_AAA, whole genome shotgun sequence genome contains these proteins:
- the LOC135672816 gene encoding probable glycosyltransferase At5g03795 isoform X1, producing the protein MKAMGHTTRSAMRRSECGGGSAAGWRRLRRRRSLLAALLTSAAAAVFLAFSRPFGTSIGFADPYAVPSSRRTADLSPSRPPPSREASHATEFVSKPNSAATVVLSPLVAPSPSPNGDLDDTDSDYSSPDLKAAPLWTEVAANSTDTDVPPLFVEPLPSPLGNYDATQVQYVSPEPKMLPLQPLVTVPLTLTDQRLIYAKGEIDHAPFVYDDPELYAPLFLNVSVFKRSYELMESILKVYIYKDGSRPIFHRPELKGIYASEGWFMKLMHENKNFVVKDPNKAHLFYLPYSARRLEQALYVLNSHNIQPLMIFLRNYVNEISVKYPFWNRTRGADHFLVACHDWGPYTTKWHQELRQNTIKALCNADVSEGVFIRGKDVSLPETSIRNPRRPLRDIGGKPASQRTILAFFAGQMHGRVRPILLQYWSGRDENIKIYGPLPKGVAKKMSYAEHMKSSKFCICPMGYEVNSPRIVEAIYYECVPVVIADNFVLPFEEVLDWHAFSVVIAEKDIANLKDILLRIPQSEYVTMQMNVKKLQKHFLWHGKPVKYDIFHMILHSIWFNRLNQIPADQ; encoded by the exons ATGAAGGCCATGGGACATACGACGAGGTCCGCGATGCGACGCAGCGAGTGCGGTGGCGGATCGGCAGCGGGATGGCGGCGTTTGCGGCGGCGGCGGTCTCTCCTTGCTGCCCTCTTGACCTCCGCGGCGGCTGCGGTGTTCCTCGCCTTTTCCCGACCCTTCGGCACCTCCATCGGGTTCGCCGACCCTTACGCCGTTCCCTCATCCCGTCGAACGGCCGACCTCTCGCCTTCTCGTCCGCCTCCTTCGCGGGAGGCCTCGCATGCGACGGAATTTGTGTCGAAGCCGAATTCCGCTGCTACTGTTGTTCTGTCTCCACTCGTGGCGCCTTCCCCATCTCCAAATGGGGACTTAGACGATACAGATTCTGATTACAGTAGTCCTGATTTAAAGGCGGCTCCCTTGTGGACGGAGGTG GCAGCAAATTCCACTGATACCGACGTTCCGCCTCTTTTTGTTGAGCCCCTTCCCTCTCCGCTTGGGAATTATGATGCTACCCAAGTGCAATATGTTAGTCCGGAGCCAAAGATGCTTCCTTTACAACCACTG GTGACTGTTCCTTTGACACTCACCGATCAACGGCTCATCTATGCCAAGGGTGAGATTGATCATGCCCCTTTTGTCTATGATGATCCTGAACTTTATGCTCCTCTGTTCCTGAATGTTTCGGTCTTCAAGAG GAGTTATGAACTTATGGAGAGTATACTTAAGGTTTACATCTACAAGGATGGATCAAGACCCATTTTCCACAGGCCAGAGCTCAAAGGAATATATGCTTCCGAAGGATGGTTTATGAAATTAATGCATGAAAACAAAAATTTTGTTGTGAAGGATCCAAACAAAGCCCATTTGTTTTACCTGCCATACAGTGCACGCAGGCTAGAGCAGGCTCTTTACGTGCTTAACTCACACAATATCCAGCCATTAATGATATTTTTGAGGAATTATGTTAACGAGATTTCTGTCAAGTATCCTTTCTGGAATCGAACAAGAGGAGCAGATCATTTTCTAGTTGCTTGCCATGACTGG GGGCCTTACACAACAAAATGGCATCAAGAATTGCGCCAGAACACCATCAAAGCTTTATGCAATGCAGATGTTTCTGAAGGTGTATTTATCCGTGGAAAAGATGTCTCTCTTCCAGAGACGAGTATCAGAAATCCCAGAAGGCCGCTGAGAGATATTGGAGGAAAGCCTGCTTCTCAAAGAACTATTCTTGCGTTCTTTGCTGGGCAAATGCATGGTCGTGTCCGACCAATCCTCTTGCAATACTGGAGTGGGAGGgatgaaaacataaaaatatatgGCCCTCTCCCAAAAGGAGTTGCAAAAAAGATGTCATATGCTGAACACATGAAATCAAGTAAATTCTGTATCTGTCCCATGGGTTATGAAGTAAACAGCCCAAGGATCGTGGAAGCTATCTACTATGAATGTGTTCCGGTTGTAATAGCAGACAATTTTGTTCTGCCATTTGAAGAAGTGCTCGACTGGCATGCCTTTTCAGTTGTTATAGCAGAGAAGGATATAGCTAATTTGAAGGATATACTACTAAGAATTCCACAGAGTGAATATGTCACTATGCAGATGAATGTAAAGAAGTTGCAAAAGCATTTCCTCTGGCATGGAAAACCAGTCAAATATGATATCTTTCACATGATACTTCACTCAATTTGGTTCAATAGACTAAACCAAATCCCGGCCGATCAGTAA
- the LOC135680570 gene encoding uncharacterized protein LOC135680570, with translation MLSPSTVPLLLSFAAAAVTGAAAFLALRRFSREETVASLRQDVRDAVLLLREPPTVLVTGFRAHGKSSFINTACRALAAEAGPMLLRAETSPPVTHSATFDRCVIRAAVAGGGSEDEKEEEEATCAEVALVDAPALPEPGQLTRADVEEALSGMPPPECVALVLRCGGPPKDRHAAVKKLADVTTAIRQRGLQFVVVLTHKKRTKSMRKAEELRREIAFRARTDCVYLIENYTAGNMLNIRRPWATKNNLETHYTVLMIVRQCVEFAKLRRSHSVVRETNGGGGGSTRLLHC, from the exons ATGTTGTCGCCCTCCACCGTACCCCTCCTTCTCAGTTTTGCGGCCGCCGCCGTCACCGGGGCGGCGGCTTTCCTCGCCCTACGGCGGTTCAGCCGGGAAGAGACCGTTGCTTCGCTTCGCCAAGACGTCCGCGACGCCGTCCTGCTCCTCCGGGAACCCCCGACGGTCCTCGTCACGGGTTTCCGGGCCCACGGCAAGAGCTCATTCATCAACACGGCGTGCCGAGCCCTCGCTGCCGAGGCCGGGCCGATGCTCCTCCGGGCGGAGACCTCCCCGCCGGTAACCCACAGCGCCACCTTCGACCGCTGCGTCATCCGGGCGGCGGTTGCGGGTGGCGGCAGCGAGgacgagaaggaagaagaggaggcaacgTGTGCAGAGGTGGCATTGGTGGACGCGCCTGCCCTGCCCGAGCCAGGACAGCTGACGAGGGCTGACGTGGAGGAGGCGCTGTCCGGGATGCCACCGCCTGAATGCGTGGCCTTGGTGCTCCGCTGCGGTGGGCCGCCGAAAGACCGACACGCGGCTGTAAAAAAACTGGCTGACGTTACCACCGCCATCCGCCAACGAG GCTTGCAGTTTGTGGTTGTATTGACACACAAGAAGCGGACAAAGAGCATGAGGAAAGCGGAGGAGCTACGGCGGGAGATCGCCTTCAGAGCTCGGACCGATTGCGTATACCTCATCGAGAACTACACAGCCGGTAACATGCTCAATATCCGACGCCCTTGGGCTACCAAGAACAACCTCGAGACACATTACACAGTGCTAATGATAGTAAGGCAGTGCGTGGAGTTCGCCAAGTTGCGCCGGAGCCATTCGGTGGTTCGGGAAACaaacggtggcggtggcggcagcaCTAGGCTGCTCCACTGTTGA
- the LOC135672808 gene encoding probable glycosyltransferase At3g07620 yields the protein MANGIHIEKALSSWSKLLLLVALVTSAAALFASFSSNFGVSFWFSAPSSLLASYRDVVANSSTEELVLPSLPPPRASSPPLAPLLPPASLSQDVDTLIGSPVPTATPAFFAPPPSPIKDADDLEVYAGEYDPKMPPLEPEPALTPSPGFAPVTTSLSPPLAHPPSPVVNFADTKRPPPTTSVPFPSPIETSNAAEVKASSVFWRETDRQLMYAKREIASAPAGLNDPDLHAPLFLNVSIFKRSYEMMERILKVYIYKDGPKPLFHTPELGGIYASEGWFMRLMEQNKQFVVKDPEKAHLFYMAYSSRQLRAHLYVPDSHTSRPLSIFLRDYVKMISAKYPFWNRTRGADHFLVGCHDWATYTTRMHDELRKNAIKAVCNADVSEGIFIRGKDVSLPETYIRAPKRPQRGIGGKPASKRSILAFFAGHMHGRVRPILLRHWRGRDRDMRIYEALPQEIASKMSYVEHMKSSKFCICPMGYEVNSPRIVEAIYYECVPVVIADNFVLPFERVLDWSAFSVVVAEKDIPKLKDILLGISLGKYTTMQMNVKKLQKHFLWNVKPRKYDLFHMILHSIWFNRLNQIHVR from the exons ATGGCTAATGGGATCCATATCGAGAAGGCGCTGTCCAGCTGGAGCAAGCTGCTTCTCCTCGTTGCCCTCGTGACGTCGGCGGCGGCGCTCTTTGCATCCTTCTCGTCCAACTTCGGCGTCTCCTTCTGGTTCTCGGCCCCTTCCTCCCTCTTAGCCTCCTACAGAGACGTCGTCGCCAATTCCTCCACCGAGGAGCTCGTTCTTCCCTCTCTGCCTCCTCCTCGCGCTTCTTCTCCGCCGcttgctcctcttcttcctcctgctTCTTTATCTCAGGACGTGGATACTTTGATAGGATCCCCTGTTCCAACCGCAACCCCTGCTTTCTttgctcctcctccttctccgatCAAAGATGCCGATGACTTGGAGGTATATGCAGGTGAATATGACCCAAAGATGCCGCCTTTAGAGCCTGAG CCCGCTCTTACTCCAAGCCCCGGTTTTGCCCCTGTTACGACTTCGCTTTCTCCTCCACTGGCACATCCTCCAAGTCCAGTTGTTAATTTCGCCGACACCAAG CGTCCTCCACCAACTACCAGTGTGCCTTTTCCTTCCCCAATAGAGACTTCTAATGCTGCGGAAGTGAAAGCAAGCAGTGTTTTCTGGAGAGAG ACGGACCGGCAGCTTATGTACGCTAAGAGGGAGATCGCTAGTGCGCCTGCTGGTTTGAACGACCCTGACCTTCATGCTCCGCTGTTCCTGAATGTTTCAATCTTTAAGAG GAGCTATGAGATGATGGAAAGAATTTTAAAGGTGTACATCTACAAGGATGGACCGAAACCTCTTTTCCACACACCAGAGCTTGGAGGCATTTACGCTTCCGAAGGATGGTTTATGAGATTAATGGAGCAAAACAAGCAGTTCGTCGTAAAGGATCCAGAAAAGGCTCACTTGTTCTATATGGCTTATAGCTCGAGGCAGCTTAGAGCTCATCTCTATGTTCCTGATTCGCATACTTCAAGACCATTGTCAATATTTCTGAGGGACTACGTGAAGATGATCTCAGCTAAATATCCCTTCTGGAACAGGACAAGAGGAGCAGATCATTTTCTTGTCGGTTGCCATGATTGG GCAACTTACACGACCAGGATGCATGATGAACTGCGGAAGAACGCGATCAAAGCTGTATGCAACGCAGATGTTTCCGAAGGCATTTTTATCCGCGGAAAAGATGTGTCTCTTCCGGAGACATACATCAGAGCTCCCAAGAGGCCTCAGAGAGGCATCGGAGGAAAACCTGCTTCGAAGAGGTCTATTCTGGCCTTCTTTGCTGGACACATGCACGGCCGCGTTAGACCCATCCTTCTTCGACACTGGAGAGGGAGAGACCGAGACATGAGGATATACGAAGCCCTGCCTCAGGAGATTGCAAGCAAAATGTCATATGTCGAACATATGAAATCAAGCAAGTTCTGCATCTGCCCCATGGGTTACGAGGTGAACAGCCCGAGGATCGTGGAGGCCATCTATTACGAGTGCGTTCCGGTGGTCATCGCCGACAATTTCGTGCTGCCATTCGAACGAGTGCTCGACTGGAGCGCGTTCTCTGTGGTGGTGGCGGAGAAGGACATACCGAAGTTGAAGGACATTCTACTCGGAATCAGCCTTGGAAAATATACGACGATGCAGATGAATGTAAAGAAGTTGCAGAAGCATTTCCTGTGGAATGTGAAGCCTAGAAAGTACGATCTGTTTCACATGATCTTGCATTCTATTTGGTTTAACAGGCTGAATCAGATTCATGTCCGGTGA
- the LOC103995185 gene encoding putative GPI-anchored protein pfl2 has product MRKPDSPILLFLLLLAFLLASIFAVDAHDVVCKCQRVRGHHRTSHSGQNSKQKGSSSQSSSSSSSSSSQSSSPSSSSSMSHNSTGAGSQTSSSPPPSSSASSSSSDVTVSHNSTGAGSQTSSSSPPSSSSSSSSDVTVSHNSTGAGSQTSSSPPPSSSSSSSSSDVTVSHNSTGDGSQTSSSSPPSSSSSSSSDVTVSHNSTGAGSQTSSSSPPSSSSSSSSSDVTVSHNSTGDGSQTSSSSPPPSSSSSSSSDVTVSHNSTGAGSQTSSSSLPSSSSSSSSSDVTVSHNSTGDGSQTSSSAPPSSSSSSSSDVTVSYNSTGDGSQTSSSSPPSSSSSSSSSSHVTVSNDSTGASSQTSSSSPPSSSSSSDVTVSHDSTGAGSQTSSSSPPSSSSSSSSSDVTVSHDSTGAGGQTSSSSPPSSSASSSSSDVTVSHNSTGPSSQTSSSSPPSSSSSSSPSDVTASHNSTGAGSQTSSSSPPSSSSSSDVTVSHNSTGAGSQTSSSSPPPSSSSSSSSDVTVSHNSTGDGSQTSSSSPPLSSSSSDVTVSHNSTGDGSQTSSSSPPPSSSSSSSSASSDVTVSHNSTGAGSQTSSSSSPSSSTSSSSSQSHNSTGDGNQTSSLPSPPSSWSSSSNVSTSYNSSTYGNQTSSSSSSSSSSSSSSSIVDGSSHADQRSFGVSLGHAGGSLPSPSAIVHLLKSNGISKVRLFVPIPGVLSALKGTGIQIMVGVPNEKIMHLSMGGVDAALDWLKANILKFVDPKQVCYLAVGNEVLQAHPLIIRHLVPAMYNLHKALQTSGLDAAIKLSSPCASHILGVLMPPSAGAFAPFCLPVIRPMLKFLSETGAPFMVNMYPFLRFIHDPTSIALNFCLFRGNAQPMLDGGRHYTNMLEVMIDALVTAMEREGFGGIRVMVSGTGWPTAGDNAATPANAAAYVEGLMQRASNGMTTPKRPNQPVEVFLSDMFKEHVQGVKAFHRFFGIFNIDGSPAVNISSFT; this is encoded by the coding sequence ATGAGGAAGCCTGACTCCCcaatccttctcttcctcctcctcctcgccttccTACTGGCTTCCATCTTTGCTGTTGATGCCCACGACGTCGTCTGCAAGTGCCAGAGAGTTCGCGGCCACCATCGAACCTCCCACTCCGGCCAAAACAGCAAGCAAAAGGGCTCATCCTCACAGTCATCGTCgtcctcttcttcctcatcctcaCAGTCATCGTCGCCCTCATCATCCTCATCCATGTCTCACAACAGTACCGGAGCCGGCAGCCAAACCTCCTCTTCACCGCCGCCGTCGTCATCGGCCTCATCATCCTCATCCGATGTCACTGTGTCTCACAACAGTACCGGAGCCGGCAGCCAAACCTCCTCTTCATCGCCGCCGTCGTCATCGTCATCATCCTCATCCGATGTCACTGTATCTCACAACAGTACCGGAGCCGGCAGCCAAACCTCTTcatcgccgccgccgtcgtcgtcgtcctcgtcaTCCTCATCCGATGTCACTGTGTCTCACAACAGTACAGGAGACGGCAGCCAAACCTCCTCTTCATCGCCGCCGTCGTCATCGTCATCATCCTCATCCGATGTCACTGTGTCTCACAACAGTACCGGAGCCGGCAGCCAAACCTCCTCTTCATcgccgccgtcgtcgtcgtcctcgtcaTCCTCATCCGATGTCACTGTGTCTCACAACAGTACCGGAGACGGCAGCCAAACCTCCTCTTCATCGCCGCCGCCGTCATCGTCCTCATCATCCTCATCCGATGTCACTGTGTCTCACAACAGTACCGGAGCCGGCAGCCAAACCTCCTCTTCATCGCtgccgtcgtcgtcgtcctcgtcaTCCTCATCCGATGTCACTGTGTCTCACAACAGTACCGGAGACGGCAGCCAAACCTCCTCTTCAGCGCCGCCGTCATCGTCCTCATCATCCTCATCCGATGTCACTGTGTCTTACAACAGTACCGGAGACGGCAGCCAAACCTCCTCTTCATCaccgccgtcgtcgtcgtcgtcgtcatcatcctCATCCCATGTCACTGTGTCTAACGACAGTACTGGAGCCAGCAGCCAAACCTCCTCTTCATCGCCGCCGTCGTCATCGTCCTCATCCGATGTCACTGTGTCTCACGATAGTACCGGAGCCGGCAGCCAAACCTCCTCTTCATCAccgccgtcgtcgtcgtcctcaTCATCCTCATCCGATGTCACTGTGTCCCATGACAGTACCGGAGCCGGCGGCCAAACCTCCTCCTCATCGCCGCCATCATCGTCGGCCTCATCATCCTCATCCGATGTCACTGTGTCACACAACAGTACCGGACCCAGCAGCCAAACCTCCTCTTCATCGCCGCCGTCGTCATCGTCCTCATCATCCCCATCCGATGTAACTGCGTCTCACAACAGTACCGGAGCCGGCAGCCAAACCTCCTCTTCATCGCCGCCGTCGTCATCGTCCTCATCCGATGTCACTGTGTCTCACAACAGTACCGGAGCCGGCAGCCAAACCTCCTCTTcatcgccgccgccgtcgtcgtcCTCATCATCCTCATCCGATGTCACTGTGTCTCACAACAGTACCGGAGACGGCAGCCAAACCTCCTCTTCATCGCCACCGTTGTCATCGTCCTCATCCGATGTCACTGTGTCTCACAACAGTACCGGAGACGGCAGCCAAACCTCCTCTTcatcgccgccgccgtcgtcgtcCTCATCATCCTCATCCGCCTCATCCGATGTCACTGTGTCTCACAACAGTACCGGAGCCGGCAGCCAAACCTCCTCTTCATCGTCGCCGTCGTCATCGACCTCATCATCCTCATCCCAATCCCACAACAGTACTGGAGATGGCAACCAAACCTCCTCCTTGCCATCGCCACCGTCATCGTGGTCGTCCTCATCAAATGTCAGCACGTCCTACAATAGTAGCACATATGGAAACCAGACCTCCTCGTCATCCTcatcgtcgtcgtcctcctcctcctcctcctccattgtcGACGGTAGCAGCCATGCGGACCAGCGCTCTTTTGGCGTGAGCTTGGGACATGCCGGCGGCAGTCTCCCCTCCCCCTCCGCCATCGTCCACCTGCTTAAGTCGAATGGCATCTCCAAGGTTCGCCTTTTCGTACCCATCCCCGGTGTCCTCTCGGCTCTGAAGGGCACCGGGATTCAGATCATGGTCGGCGTGCCCAACGAGAAAATCATGCATCTCTCCATGGGTGGTGTTGACGCCGCCCTCGACTGGTTGAAGGCGAACATTCTCAAATTCGTGGACCCCAAGCAGGTGTGCTACCTTGCCGTCGGCAACGAGGTACTCCAAGCGCACCCTTTAATCATCCGGCACCTCGTGCCAGCCATGTACAATCTTCACAAGGCGTTGCAGACGTCGGGACTCGATGCCGCCATCAAGCTATCTTCGCCGTGTGCCTCACACATTCTGGGCGTTCTGATGCCTCCGTCGGCCGGAGCGTTCGCTCCATTCTGCCTCCCCGTGATCCGGCCGATGCTGAAGTTCCTATCAGAGACCGGGGCGCCCTTCATGGTGAACATGTACCCGTTCCTCCGCTTCATCCATGATCCCACGAGCATAGCCTTGAACTTCTGCCTCTTCAGAGGGAACGCGCAGCCGATGCTGGACGGTGGCCGGCACTATACAAACATGTTGGAGGTAATGATCGATGCCCTGGTGACGGCGATGGAGCGGGAGGGGTTCGGGGGGATCCGGGTGATGGTGTCGGGGACAGGATGGCCGACGGCAGGGGACAACGCCGCCACCCCCGCGAACGCAGCAGCTTACGTAGAGGGGCTTATGCAGCGGGCGTCCAATGGAATGACAACGCCGAAGAGGCCGAATCAACCCGTGGAGGTGTTCTTATCTGATATGTTCAAGGAGCACGTACAAGGCGTAAAAGCGTTCCATAGGTTTTTCGGCATCTTCAACATTGATGGCAGCCCGGCTGTCAACATCAGCTCCTTCACGTAG
- the LOC135672816 gene encoding probable glycosyltransferase At5g03795 isoform X2 produces the protein MKAMGHTTRSAMRRSECGGGSAAGWRRLRRRRSLLAALLTSAAAAVFLAFSRPFGTSIGFADPYAVPSSRRTADLSPSRPPPSREASHATEFVSKPNSAATVVLSPLVAPSPSPNGDLDDTDSDYSSPDLKAAPLWTEAANSTDTDVPPLFVEPLPSPLGNYDATQVQYVSPEPKMLPLQPLVTVPLTLTDQRLIYAKGEIDHAPFVYDDPELYAPLFLNVSVFKRSYELMESILKVYIYKDGSRPIFHRPELKGIYASEGWFMKLMHENKNFVVKDPNKAHLFYLPYSARRLEQALYVLNSHNIQPLMIFLRNYVNEISVKYPFWNRTRGADHFLVACHDWGPYTTKWHQELRQNTIKALCNADVSEGVFIRGKDVSLPETSIRNPRRPLRDIGGKPASQRTILAFFAGQMHGRVRPILLQYWSGRDENIKIYGPLPKGVAKKMSYAEHMKSSKFCICPMGYEVNSPRIVEAIYYECVPVVIADNFVLPFEEVLDWHAFSVVIAEKDIANLKDILLRIPQSEYVTMQMNVKKLQKHFLWHGKPVKYDIFHMILHSIWFNRLNQIPADQ, from the exons ATGAAGGCCATGGGACATACGACGAGGTCCGCGATGCGACGCAGCGAGTGCGGTGGCGGATCGGCAGCGGGATGGCGGCGTTTGCGGCGGCGGCGGTCTCTCCTTGCTGCCCTCTTGACCTCCGCGGCGGCTGCGGTGTTCCTCGCCTTTTCCCGACCCTTCGGCACCTCCATCGGGTTCGCCGACCCTTACGCCGTTCCCTCATCCCGTCGAACGGCCGACCTCTCGCCTTCTCGTCCGCCTCCTTCGCGGGAGGCCTCGCATGCGACGGAATTTGTGTCGAAGCCGAATTCCGCTGCTACTGTTGTTCTGTCTCCACTCGTGGCGCCTTCCCCATCTCCAAATGGGGACTTAGACGATACAGATTCTGATTACAGTAGTCCTGATTTAAAGGCGGCTCCCTTGTGGACGGAG GCAGCAAATTCCACTGATACCGACGTTCCGCCTCTTTTTGTTGAGCCCCTTCCCTCTCCGCTTGGGAATTATGATGCTACCCAAGTGCAATATGTTAGTCCGGAGCCAAAGATGCTTCCTTTACAACCACTG GTGACTGTTCCTTTGACACTCACCGATCAACGGCTCATCTATGCCAAGGGTGAGATTGATCATGCCCCTTTTGTCTATGATGATCCTGAACTTTATGCTCCTCTGTTCCTGAATGTTTCGGTCTTCAAGAG GAGTTATGAACTTATGGAGAGTATACTTAAGGTTTACATCTACAAGGATGGATCAAGACCCATTTTCCACAGGCCAGAGCTCAAAGGAATATATGCTTCCGAAGGATGGTTTATGAAATTAATGCATGAAAACAAAAATTTTGTTGTGAAGGATCCAAACAAAGCCCATTTGTTTTACCTGCCATACAGTGCACGCAGGCTAGAGCAGGCTCTTTACGTGCTTAACTCACACAATATCCAGCCATTAATGATATTTTTGAGGAATTATGTTAACGAGATTTCTGTCAAGTATCCTTTCTGGAATCGAACAAGAGGAGCAGATCATTTTCTAGTTGCTTGCCATGACTGG GGGCCTTACACAACAAAATGGCATCAAGAATTGCGCCAGAACACCATCAAAGCTTTATGCAATGCAGATGTTTCTGAAGGTGTATTTATCCGTGGAAAAGATGTCTCTCTTCCAGAGACGAGTATCAGAAATCCCAGAAGGCCGCTGAGAGATATTGGAGGAAAGCCTGCTTCTCAAAGAACTATTCTTGCGTTCTTTGCTGGGCAAATGCATGGTCGTGTCCGACCAATCCTCTTGCAATACTGGAGTGGGAGGgatgaaaacataaaaatatatgGCCCTCTCCCAAAAGGAGTTGCAAAAAAGATGTCATATGCTGAACACATGAAATCAAGTAAATTCTGTATCTGTCCCATGGGTTATGAAGTAAACAGCCCAAGGATCGTGGAAGCTATCTACTATGAATGTGTTCCGGTTGTAATAGCAGACAATTTTGTTCTGCCATTTGAAGAAGTGCTCGACTGGCATGCCTTTTCAGTTGTTATAGCAGAGAAGGATATAGCTAATTTGAAGGATATACTACTAAGAATTCCACAGAGTGAATATGTCACTATGCAGATGAATGTAAAGAAGTTGCAAAAGCATTTCCTCTGGCATGGAAAACCAGTCAAATATGATATCTTTCACATGATACTTCACTCAATTTGGTTCAATAGACTAAACCAAATCCCGGCCGATCAGTAA